One part of the Hydra vulgaris chromosome 01, alternate assembly HydraT2T_AEP genome encodes these proteins:
- the LOC124809911 gene encoding uncharacterized protein LOC124809911, with protein MKNSDESISSSSYLQSSSVWHVGLSSFDKKTKKFGSRLIESQDDDYQYDHDYLQMEVVGKDVERGCVKKQNGNQRSSLEIEDKNLYKSCQKSRNVIEKIIEEYINGFSLHGLTKIFVAHTRLESLFWLIALLSGIMLSMYVSTNLVNKYLRFEVYTETKLEITDKNYFPAVTICERQLLLDFYSAYCKFEPNNSVPCQHKKQKIEDNHSTTDNKTWWSNGLFNITKCSSWGAKQCANNDFLFSLSQYNHTCIRWNYNGDLYDMYGHVDIEFTINNSLLLPYHEPNIILMSHDPLIFEIDITNAVNLEAKQYNINLEKTFIERLPFPFPSKCTDSKNNDMFSGKYTRRSCLETQNYIGMYIECGDTIDYIRQYIPNDILQKYKKLDTILNIGNCIDLYSHKEVNPLSKNCPFSCTEYQINMLVSSREYFKNDNRITSETYSVGIQYITVDSYRIIKEKQLYSIHQMACEIGGLIGLMVGCSLLSAIEIIVCSVLWLVVKFKKVILRIN; from the exons atgaaaaacaGTGATGAAAGTATATCCTCTAGCAGTTATTTACAAAGTTCATCTGTGTGGCATGTCGGCCTAAgcagttttgataaaaaaactaagaagtTTGGTAGCCGATTAATTGAGTCTCAAGATGACGATTACCAATACGATCATGACTATCTTCAAATGGAAGTAGTTGGAAAAGACGTAGAGAGAG GATGCGTGAAGAAACAAAATGGTAATCAAAGATCATCGTTAGAAATTGAGGataaaaacttatacaaaaGTTGCCAAAAAAGTAGAAATGTCATAGAAAAGATTATTGAAGAATATATAAATGGCTTTTCATTGCATGGTCtcacaaaaatatttgtggCTCACACAAGGCTTGAATCATTATTTTGGTTGATTGCATTATTGAGTGGAATCATGCTATCCATGTATGTTAGTACTAACCTTGTAAACAAGTATTTGAGGTTTGAAGTTTATACTGAGACGAAGTTAGAAATtactgataaaaattattttcctgcCGTGACAATTTGTGAAAGACAACTTCTTCTTGATTTTTATTCTGCATATTGTAAATTTGAGCCGAACAACTCAGTTCCTTgtcaacataaaaaacaaaaaatcgaaGACAACCATAGTACCACCGATAATAAAACATGGTGGTCAAACGGTCTATTTAACATTACTAAATGTAGTTCATGGGGCGCAAAACAGTGCGCAAATAAcgattttttgttttctcttagtCAATACAACCATACTTGTATTCGATGGAATTACAATGGTGATTTATACGATATGTACGGTCACGTAGACATAGagtttacaattaacaatagtTTACTTCTACCATACCACGAACCAAATATTATCCTAATGTCACACGATccattaatttttgaaatagatATAACAAATGCAGTTAATTTGGAAGCAAAGCAATACAATATAAaccttgaaaaaacttttattgaaagATTACCTTTTCCATTTCCATCAAAATGTACTGatagtaaaaataatgatatgttTAGTGGAAAATACACTAGAAGAAGTTGCTTGGAAACTCAAAATTACATTGGTATGTATATAGAATGTGGAGATACTATAGATTATATTAGGCAGTATATACCCAACGATATTTTacagaaatacaaaaaattagatacaatattaaatattggaAATTGTATAGATCTATATAGCCATAAGGAAGTAAATCCTTTATCAAAAAACTGCCCTTTTTCTTGCACTGAATACCAAATAAACATGCTTGTTTCATCGcgagaatattttaaaaacgacAATCGAATAACATCGGAAACGTATTCTGTAGGCATACAATATATAACGGTCGATTCTTACCGAATAATAAAAGAGAAGCAATTATATTCAATACACCAAATGGCTTGTGAGATTGGCGGCTTGATTGGATTGATGGTTGGATGTTCTTTACTGTCTGCTATTGAAATCATTGTTTGCTCAGTGTTATGGCTAgttgttaagtttaaaaaagtaattctaagaataaattaa
- the LOC105844209 gene encoding uncharacterized protein LOC105844209 has protein sequence MSYCDDSVFLKNHAPKHTRGTGRNSFDKAKMFGSRLIRLSDSSDNYQYDYDYLQMEFAGMDAETGYQNAFLFPTTSPVALEDNSFNDKSIIKGVAPEKRIEQYMKSFSLHGLTKIFVARTRLESLFWLIALLGGISLSMYVSVNLVTKYLNYEVYTDAKLEITDKNFFPAVTMCERDLLQSFYFSYCGLTSDNQSSFIPCQNQRKIYITTDNKTWWSNGLFNVTLCTTWGAKQCVKNDFFLSLSQYNHACIRWNYDGNLYDMYSHVDIEFTFISDVDQPSPNIILISHDPLVSEIDFTNAISLEAKQYSINMEKTIIELLPSPFPSKCKDDKDNDMFPGKYTRRSCLETQNYIGMFKECGDIFDYMKQYIPKDILQKYKKNDTKSNFFNCMYSYSMREAKSSSVLCPFPCSETQISMVVSSRNYFKNDQRRDLKIYSIGIQYTLVDSYRIVKEKQLYYIHQLACEIGGLIGLMVGFSLISAIEIVACSVLWLMCKIRKLTKY, from the exons atgtcaTACTGTGATGAcagcgtttttttaaaaaaccatgcACCAAAGCATACTAGGGGAACTGGGAGAAACAGTTTTGACAAAGCTAAAATGTTTGGGAGCCGGTTAATTCGTTTATCTGATAGTTCCGATAATTATCAATATGACTACGACTACCTCCAAATGGAATTTGCTGGAATGGATGCTGAAAcag gATACCAAAATGCATTCTTGTTTCCAACCACATCCCCAGTGGCTCTTGAAGATAATAGTTTTAACgacaaaagtataattaaaggAGTTGCGCCTGAAAAACGAATAGAACAATATATGAAAAGCTTTTCATTACATGGTCTTACTAAGATTTTTGTGGCTCGTACAAGATTGGAATCATTGTTTTGGCTGATTGCGTTGTTAGGGGGCATCTCCTTGTCTATGTATGTCAGCGTTAATCtggttacaaaatatttaaactacgAAGTTTACACAGACGCAAAGTTAGAAATTAccgataaaaacttttttccagCGGTCACAATGTGTGAAAGAGATCTTCTccagtctttttatttttcttactgTGGGCTGACCTCCGATAATCAAAGCAGTTTTATACCTTGccaaaatcaaagaaaaatttatattacaacGGATAATAAAACATGGTGGTCAAATGGACTGTTTAATGTAACTCTGTGTACAACATGGGGTGCGAAACAGTGcgttaaaaatgatttctttttgtCGCTAAGTCAGTATAACCATGCATGCATCCGATGGAATTATGACGGAAATTTGTACGATATGTATAGCCATGTAGATATAGAGTTTACATTTATAAGTGATGTAGATCAACCATCAccaaacataattttaatatctcACGACCCCCTTGTCTCAGAAATAGACTTTACAAATGCAATTTCTCTTGAAGCTAAACAgtatagtataaatatggaAAAAACAATAATAGAGTTGCTTCCCTCTCCATTTCCATCTAAATGCAAAGATGACAAAGACAACGATATGTTTCCAGGAAAATACACACGCAGAAGTTGCTTAGAAACACAAAACTACATTGGTATGTTTAAAGAATGTGGAGATATATTTGATTACATGAAACAGTATATACCAAAagacattttgcaaaaatacaaaaaaaacgaCACCAAGTCtaacttttttaactgtatGTATTCGTACAGTATGCGAGAAGCAAAGTCGTCGTCCGTGCTCTGTCCATTTCCTTGTTCAGAAACTCAAATAAGTATGGTTGTTTCTTCtcgaaattattttaaaaatgatcaacGAAGAgatctaaaaatatattctatagGAATTCAATACACTTTGGTGGATTCTTACagaattgttaaagaaaaacaattatacTACATACACCAGTTAGCGTGCGAAATTGGTGGCTTGATTGGCTTAATGGTCggtttttctttaatatctgCTATTGAAATAGTGGCCTGCTCAGTTTTATGGCTGATGTGTAAAATTCGGaaattaactaaatattaa